From the genome of Brevinema andersonii, one region includes:
- a CDS encoding GPW/gp25 family protein: MNDIKLKNGEIELGEEDIILVENDDSTIQDIFTKLQTTIGSLFCDEEFGTDLIHFFHENNDPFQMLQMQQILSQAVKDDDRLDPSTVQVEVKTENNQLHITIYGTSTLTGQHLKNRIQL; encoded by the coding sequence ATGAATGATATAAAATTAAAAAATGGTGAAATTGAATTAGGAGAAGAAGACATTATATTAGTAGAAAACGATGATAGTACTATACAAGATATCTTCACAAAATTACAAACAACTATTGGTAGTTTGTTTTGTGATGAAGAATTCGGAACTGATTTAATTCATTTCTTTCATGAAAATAATGATCCTTTTCAAATGCTTCAAATGCAGCAAATACTTAGTCAAGCAGTAAAAGATGATGACAGACTTGATCCTTCTACTGTACAAGTTGAAGTTAAAACTGAAAATAATCAACTTCATATAACCATTTATGGTACTAGCACATTAACAGGTCAACACCTTAAAAATAGGATACAATTATGA
- a CDS encoding baseplate J/gp47 family protein — MKIKTKEQLRSEIFEYTQKNIPQVNNYRGGSVFRLILEILIHFLWKLYEEIKTILPNLFTQTAEGTWLDQKAAELGLQRQQAKKAERTIKLIRTNTAGVIIIPKGKIFCNKGLTHNFLVKNDVRSEDGESEIKVLLVAENPGSQYNNTVISVFKTPIRGIERIDENFYELTEAGMDKETDELLRERCISLWQGLSGANVSAYISWAKQIDGVQDVKIIETARGLGTVDIIITAEGNSQASSALIAKVQDTLNKNKPIGTDLQVKNPRETLINPNITIVLLSDKKTENHEIYQKIESYFQNMGIGEDFEPSALIAKIFELDNIKSVVISTPAQQISNFEIVRCGTIELEVNYASKI; from the coding sequence ATGAAAATAAAAACAAAAGAACAATTACGATCAGAAATTTTTGAATATACCCAAAAAAATATTCCTCAAGTTAATAATTATCGTGGAGGATCGGTATTCCGTTTAATTCTAGAAATATTAATTCATTTTTTATGGAAACTGTATGAAGAAATTAAAACTATACTTCCTAATCTCTTTACACAAACTGCTGAAGGTACATGGCTTGATCAGAAAGCCGCAGAATTGGGGTTACAGAGGCAACAAGCTAAAAAAGCAGAACGGACTATTAAGCTTATTAGAACAAATACTGCGGGTGTTATTATAATTCCTAAAGGAAAAATTTTCTGTAATAAAGGATTAACACATAATTTTCTCGTAAAAAATGATGTACGTTCTGAAGATGGAGAATCTGAAATTAAAGTATTATTAGTTGCAGAAAATCCAGGATCCCAATACAACAATACGGTTATTAGTGTTTTTAAAACCCCAATCAGAGGCATTGAAAGAATAGATGAAAATTTTTATGAACTAACAGAAGCAGGAATGGATAAAGAGACTGATGAATTGCTTCGCGAACGTTGTATTAGTCTGTGGCAAGGTTTAAGTGGAGCAAATGTATCAGCCTATATTAGTTGGGCAAAACAAATTGATGGGGTTCAAGATGTTAAAATTATTGAAACAGCACGCGGCTTAGGAACTGTAGATATTATCATCACTGCAGAAGGTAACAGTCAAGCTTCGTCAGCATTAATTGCCAAAGTACAGGATACCCTTAATAAAAACAAGCCCATAGGTACGGATCTTCAAGTAAAAAATCCTCGTGAAACATTAATTAATCCAAATATAACAATTGTTCTTTTAAGTGACAAAAAAACAGAAAACCATGAAATTTATCAAAAAATAGAAAGTTATTTCCAAAACATGGGTATAGGGGAAGATTTTGAACCTTCTGCTTTAATTGCTAAAATTTTTGAACTAGATAATATAAAATCAGTAGTGATTTCTACTCCTGCACAACAAATAAGCAATTTTGAAATAGTACGTTGTGGTACCATAGAATTAGAGGTAAATTATGCATCAAAAATTTAG
- a CDS encoding peptidoglycan recognition protein family protein, whose product MKIIEDLKNIKIQEIWRKKPMMVHTSAVASYDHRHQALSIERYHKGLGWKNCGYSYIIERDGTLYESEALYGQQYHCKHGGQNRLSLGICLSGDVTKQSPTDLQITVLQCLLEAYEISQVIYHCDFNKNKSCPGSYIIAALENYPQIPVMRY is encoded by the coding sequence ATGAAAATTATAGAAGATTTAAAAAATATTAAAATACAAGAAATATGGCGTAAAAAACCTATGATGGTTCATACTTCTGCTGTTGCTTCATATGACCACCGTCATCAAGCCCTTTCAATTGAACGTTATCATAAAGGACTAGGTTGGAAAAATTGTGGCTATAGCTATATCATTGAAAGAGATGGTACCCTTTATGAAAGTGAAGCATTATATGGTCAGCAATATCATTGCAAACATGGAGGACAAAACCGATTATCACTAGGAATTTGCTTATCAGGAGATGTCACGAAACAATCCCCTACTGATCTGCAGATTACTGTATTACAATGTTTATTGGAAGCATATGAAATATCTCAAGTAATCTATCATTGTGATTTCAATAAAAATAAAAGTTGTCCTGGTAGTTATATTATTGCAGCATTAGAAAATTACCCTCAAATTCCTGTAATGAGATACTAA
- the glgB gene encoding 1,4-alpha-glucan branching protein GlgB — protein MCWEKIKSDPFDILGMHYINQQLHLRVLDLNADSVSIINAETQQLYPLKNNGEGLWTAVLDQQPFPYRILSTYPYSANTMLDPYSFEPVISDFDLYLFNEGTHRKVWNIMGANFITHQGVSGICFAVWAPAALSVRLTGDFNGWDATRYFMRPRGSSGIWEIFIPELDAGHAYKFALEHKDGSIHFKADPYAVFAERRPNTASITYDICQYEWHDNNWMQTRTQCIDKPLSIYECHLDSWIKDSNGNSLRYSNIALPLAEYLLEHGFTHLELMPITEYPYDGSWGYQVTGYFAPTSRYGTPDEFMEFVDVLHQKNIGVIIDWVPAHFPQDDHGLERFDGTALYEHEDPRLGWHQDWNTYIFNYGRHEVRQFLIGSALYWLDMFHIDGLRVDAVASMLYLDYSRKEGEWIPNRFGGRENLEAIEFLQSLHAEIQRYFPTAMTIAEESTSFQSVTAPTDQGGLGFTYKWNMGWMNDTLKYFSLEPIFRKWHHHDLTFSMVYTFHERFILPFSHDEVVHGKGTLLSRMPGSEWEKFANLRLMLSYMWFHPGKKLLFAGQEFAPWNEWAETHSIDWHLNADPDHAGIRFLIRDLNKLYQNHPALYQFDFDPKAFSWIDCDNIQSRLLQWIRKDINNEELVIILNLNVLVHESFQVGMPSSGLWIEIFNSDQVLYGGTHTINEKCFAENEPCQQQPASIKIKIPPLAALCFYKNIAASR, from the coding sequence ATGTGCTGGGAAAAAATAAAATCAGATCCGTTTGATATATTGGGTATGCATTATATTAATCAGCAGCTTCATTTGAGAGTTTTGGACTTGAATGCTGATTCTGTATCTATTATCAATGCCGAAACGCAGCAATTATACCCCCTGAAAAATAATGGAGAAGGTTTGTGGACAGCTGTACTTGATCAACAACCTTTTCCTTATCGCATATTGTCCACTTATCCCTATAGTGCTAATACTATGTTGGATCCTTATAGCTTTGAGCCTGTAATTAGTGATTTTGATCTTTATCTTTTTAATGAAGGCACCCATAGAAAAGTATGGAATATTATGGGTGCAAACTTTATCACTCATCAAGGTGTTTCGGGAATCTGTTTTGCAGTTTGGGCACCTGCTGCTCTTAGTGTGCGGTTGACTGGTGATTTTAACGGCTGGGATGCTACCCGTTACTTTATGCGACCACGAGGTTCGTCAGGTATTTGGGAAATTTTTATTCCCGAACTTGATGCCGGGCATGCTTATAAGTTTGCTTTAGAACATAAAGATGGTTCTATTCACTTTAAAGCGGATCCTTATGCTGTTTTTGCCGAGCGTCGTCCTAATACAGCATCTATCACCTATGATATTTGCCAGTATGAATGGCACGATAATAATTGGATGCAGACTCGTACTCAATGTATTGATAAACCTTTATCTATTTATGAATGCCACTTAGATTCCTGGATCAAAGACAGTAACGGTAATTCCTTACGTTACAGTAATATTGCTTTGCCACTTGCGGAATATTTGTTGGAACATGGATTTACGCATCTTGAGCTTATGCCTATTACGGAATATCCTTATGATGGATCATGGGGTTATCAGGTAACTGGCTATTTTGCACCTACTTCTCGGTATGGAACTCCTGATGAATTTATGGAATTTGTTGATGTTCTCCATCAAAAAAATATCGGTGTGATTATTGACTGGGTACCTGCGCATTTTCCTCAAGATGATCATGGATTAGAACGTTTTGATGGTACTGCTCTTTATGAGCATGAAGATCCCAGATTAGGATGGCATCAGGATTGGAATACCTATATTTTTAATTACGGTCGCCATGAGGTACGTCAATTTTTAATTGGTAGTGCTTTATATTGGTTGGATATGTTTCATATTGACGGGCTTCGGGTTGACGCGGTTGCCTCGATGTTGTATTTGGATTATTCGCGAAAAGAAGGAGAATGGATACCTAATCGTTTCGGAGGTCGCGAAAATTTAGAAGCGATAGAATTTTTGCAGAGTCTCCATGCTGAAATACAGCGTTATTTTCCTACTGCAATGACTATTGCAGAAGAATCTACTTCTTTTCAAAGTGTTACAGCTCCGACAGACCAAGGAGGACTAGGTTTTACTTATAAGTGGAATATGGGATGGATGAATGATACATTAAAATATTTTTCTCTTGAACCTATTTTTAGGAAATGGCATCATCATGACTTAACATTTTCAATGGTTTATACTTTTCATGAGCGATTTATTTTACCTTTTTCTCATGATGAGGTTGTTCATGGGAAGGGTACACTGCTTAGCAGAATGCCTGGTTCGGAGTGGGAAAAATTTGCTAATCTTCGTTTGATGTTGAGTTACATGTGGTTTCATCCCGGGAAAAAATTGTTGTTTGCAGGACAAGAGTTTGCACCTTGGAATGAATGGGCTGAAACACATTCTATTGATTGGCATTTAAATGCCGATCCTGATCATGCTGGTATTAGATTTTTAATTCGAGATCTTAATAAACTTTATCAAAATCACCCTGCATTATACCAATTTGATTTTGATCCTAAAGCATTCTCTTGGATTGATTGTGATAATATACAAAGCAGACTTTTACAGTGGATAAGGAAAGATATCAATAATGAAGAATTAGTAATAATTCTAAACTTAAATGTTTTAGTTCATGAATCATTTCAAGTAGGCATGCCTAGTAGTGGCTTATGGATTGAAATATTTAATTCTGATCAAGTATTATATGGTGGAACGCATACTATTAATGAAAAGTGTTTTGCAGAAAATGAGCCATGCCAACAGCAACCAGCTAGTATAAAAATAAAAATTCCCCCTTTAGCTGCGTTATGTTTTTACAAAAATATAGCAGCTTCTCGTTAG
- a CDS encoding ferritin-like domain-containing protein, translating to MKLKLMKDEVLQEMNAVHNFIKLAIACQKAGYLKAAQYYLAQAREDCEHSFLYARELDKYDELEEDMNIVDITKKYFEMEFTAIDRIAAIREEAKSENVHGICPFLTSLSRDHSEEAYRAKKLLQQVEILHNTEDMKSIEDLYEELMGNLPDYAEADQ from the coding sequence ATGAAATTAAAATTAATGAAAGATGAAGTTTTACAGGAAATGAATGCTGTGCATAATTTTATTAAATTGGCCATAGCATGCCAAAAAGCCGGATATTTGAAAGCAGCTCAATATTACCTCGCACAAGCACGCGAAGATTGCGAACATTCATTTCTCTATGCACGCGAATTAGATAAATATGATGAGCTTGAAGAAGATATGAATATTGTAGACATCACAAAAAAATATTTCGAAATGGAATTTACAGCAATTGATCGTATTGCAGCTATCAGAGAAGAAGCAAAATCAGAAAATGTACATGGTATTTGTCCTTTTTTAACTTCACTCTCAAGGGATCATTCTGAAGAAGCATATAGAGCTAAAAAATTGCTTCAACAAGTTGAAATTCTGCATAATACTGAAGATATGAAAAGTATTGAAGATTTATATGAAGAATTGATGGGCAATCTACCTGATTACGCAGAAGCAGATCAATAA
- a CDS encoding aryl-sulfate sulfotransferase yields the protein MKKIALFLILVGCSQNITLDSIKDGTLINVNDKSSYLIQNPYKNAPLSAEFRLSKTNDEPITITVKGQDGSDSDLSYTWPTGYGKSFPVLGLYFEATNTVIISTPTITKTLYLAVTNKPSEYINNITVTENNRPKDPNRKNFLNFINPVGKLTDILAIDDWGKIRWYFMPGEEIHGIKFKESNNQILMNYLSTTKTEVKTINLIGKNIKTIKLNDQIKNNVPQADKRFHHDMVFLSNSNIIILDKSQYGVEDLIIEIDNKGNLVREILIGDWIRQSVNGNPKDYTGLELFTFDSSNNTINEYASDGVYPGMPKEKNAIDWAHINALSLDEQSRILYLSFRQHGIFAFNYDTGELKWIAIRDNYTMPAANRNFYNIPEDMQYVHEIPKLQPYIVKFNNGFGPDHPHAVTSLDNNKIMVFDNSGNDGQNPEDGSRLLVFDVDEKTKQGKIDWEYKHIVSNKQFLYSQIVSDIDRTPFDSYIGIYGTRLPFYFLEINDNKQIIFEMQLNITAKAPGESDIALPIACPISRLAQNGIFLYRGDYQPIYPALFYSID from the coding sequence ATGAAAAAAATAGCATTATTTCTAATATTAGTTGGATGTTCTCAAAATATAACTCTTGATTCTATTAAAGATGGTACTCTTATCAATGTGAATGATAAAAGTTCTTACTTAATTCAAAATCCATATAAAAATGCTCCTCTATCAGCAGAATTTCGCTTATCGAAAACTAATGACGAACCAATTACTATTACGGTAAAAGGTCAAGATGGATCTGATTCTGATCTAAGTTATACATGGCCTACAGGTTATGGAAAATCATTTCCTGTTTTAGGATTATATTTTGAAGCAACTAATACTGTTATTATAAGTACCCCTACAATAACAAAAACACTCTATCTTGCTGTCACAAACAAACCTTCAGAATATATCAATAATATTACAGTTACTGAAAATAACAGACCTAAAGATCCTAATCGAAAAAACTTTTTAAATTTTATTAATCCCGTAGGTAAATTAACAGACATCCTTGCTATTGATGATTGGGGAAAAATTCGATGGTATTTTATGCCTGGAGAAGAAATTCATGGAATAAAATTCAAAGAATCAAATAATCAAATATTAATGAATTATCTTTCGACTACAAAAACCGAAGTGAAAACCATAAATTTAATTGGGAAAAATATTAAAACTATCAAATTAAACGATCAAATCAAAAATAATGTTCCCCAAGCTGATAAACGTTTTCACCACGATATGGTATTCTTAAGCAACAGCAATATTATTATTTTGGATAAATCTCAATATGGTGTTGAAGATTTAATTATAGAAATAGATAATAAAGGCAATTTAGTGCGGGAAATTCTTATTGGAGATTGGATCCGCCAAAGTGTTAACGGCAACCCTAAAGACTATACCGGATTGGAATTGTTTACATTTGATTCAAGCAATAATACTATTAATGAATATGCTTCTGATGGGGTTTATCCAGGTATGCCTAAAGAGAAAAATGCTATTGATTGGGCTCATATCAACGCATTATCATTGGATGAGCAATCACGCATATTATATTTATCATTTCGGCAGCATGGGATTTTTGCCTTCAATTACGATACAGGAGAATTAAAATGGATCGCTATTAGAGATAATTATACGATGCCAGCTGCTAATAGAAATTTTTACAATATTCCTGAAGATATGCAATACGTACATGAAATACCAAAATTACAGCCTTATATAGTAAAATTCAACAACGGATTTGGGCCTGATCATCCGCATGCGGTGACAAGTTTGGACAATAATAAGATCATGGTATTTGATAATTCCGGAAACGACGGCCAAAACCCAGAAGATGGTTCACGTTTGCTTGTATTTGATGTTGATGAAAAAACAAAACAAGGAAAAATTGATTGGGAATATAAACATATTGTAAGTAATAAACAATTTTTATATTCACAAATTGTTTCTGATATTGATAGAACACCTTTTGATAGTTATATTGGTATTTATGGAACACGTTTACCATTTTATTTTCTGGAAATAAATGATAATAAGCAAATAATTTTTGAAATGCAATTAAACATAACAGCTAAAGCTCCTGGAGAAAGCGATATTGCATTACCAATAGCATGTCCCATATCACGTTTAGCACAAAACGGAATATTTCTATACAGAGGAGATTACCAACCTATTTATCCGGCATTATTCTATTCGATAGACTAA
- a CDS encoding AAA family ATPase: MDQDIRRVTEIAVEKKELLLKIESEFEKVIVGQKNLFKYLMMGLLTGSHILVEGLPGLAKTLAVQTLAKILDLDFKRIQFTPDMLPADIRGTLVYNQGSGKFDVKKGPVFSNFVLADEINRAPAKVQAALLEAMQEKTVTLGDHTYKLEEPFLVMATQNPIEQEGTYPLPEAQMDRFLLKAITSYPSRAEEKRILARMGGDLFPEARTVINKKEVLSLQSVVKQIYADEKIFEYIVNLVYATREPESVNIRSEYIRCGASPRASLSFLKAAKAEAFLDGRAYVIPEDVKSIAHQVLRHRIILSFEAEAEGFTSDIIIDKILQAVEIP, translated from the coding sequence ATGGATCAAGATATTCGACGTGTTACGGAAATTGCCGTAGAAAAAAAAGAATTATTGTTGAAAATTGAATCGGAATTTGAAAAAGTAATTGTCGGTCAAAAAAATCTGTTCAAGTATCTCATGATGGGATTATTAACAGGAAGTCACATTTTAGTGGAAGGTCTTCCAGGGCTTGCTAAAACTTTAGCTGTGCAAACTTTAGCTAAAATTCTGGATCTTGATTTCAAACGGATCCAGTTTACTCCAGATATGTTGCCTGCAGATATTCGAGGTACGCTTGTTTATAATCAAGGTTCAGGCAAGTTTGATGTTAAAAAGGGCCCTGTGTTTAGTAATTTTGTGCTTGCTGACGAAATTAATAGAGCTCCAGCAAAAGTTCAAGCAGCTTTGTTAGAAGCAATGCAGGAAAAAACTGTTACTTTAGGTGATCATACTTATAAGTTAGAGGAACCATTTTTGGTTATGGCTACTCAAAATCCGATAGAGCAAGAAGGTACTTATCCTCTTCCTGAAGCTCAAATGGATCGTTTTCTCCTTAAAGCCATCACTTCTTATCCTTCGCGCGCAGAAGAGAAGCGTATTTTAGCTCGCATGGGAGGGGATTTATTCCCTGAGGCACGTACTGTTATTAATAAAAAAGAAGTATTGAGTTTGCAAAGTGTTGTTAAACAGATTTATGCGGATGAAAAAATTTTTGAATATATTGTTAACTTAGTATATGCTACACGTGAGCCAGAATCAGTAAATATCAGATCTGAATACATTCGTTGTGGAGCATCTCCCCGTGCATCCCTTTCATTTTTGAAAGCTGCTAAAGCAGAAGCATTTCTCGATGGGCGGGCTTATGTTATTCCAGAAGATGTTAAAAGCATTGCCCATCAAGTATTACGTCATCGTATCATCTTATCTTTTGAAGCTGAAGCAGAAGGTTTTACGTCAGATATTATTATTGATAAAATACTTCAAGCGGTAGAGATTCCATAA
- a CDS encoding RnfABCDGE type electron transport complex subunit D, translated as MSLIKSYENVFIQAPYLHASVSSKRMMFDVFLMLILTCISAVILFGLKVFFILAIGIMMAFICAYFIKLQDRSFFMSSFAWINGVLILILMLPVTVSWFIPILGVLLYFFNYLVFKIKSHQIFHPALLAKLILYLLFPSVISEKPPTLFQIMNQYSVNWLQANSILFNQDFARAADSTPSLWGIFWGNLAGNMGETSLILLLISLFYLGICNVFFILILLIYLGTLFLLTVVFSGFLNKNLFSLDMFNFLFQNGTLFFSVFILSYFGTQPILISRKIWAAFLSAVGIFILKIQGIWLAQIVIFLLMGAITPIFDIWPNHPYFGYQKNMIEEKYYFSWNIFIDKIKSHSFHLVIALCIMITIYLLNILSTAI; from the coding sequence ATGTCCCTTATTAAATCTTATGAAAATGTTTTCATTCAAGCTCCTTATCTTCATGCTTCTGTTTCTTCTAAAAGAATGATGTTTGATGTCTTTTTAATGCTTATTTTAACATGCATTTCAGCTGTCATATTGTTTGGTCTTAAGGTGTTTTTTATTCTAGCAATAGGAATAATGATGGCTTTTATTTGTGCGTATTTTATTAAATTGCAGGATCGTTCGTTTTTTATGTCCAGTTTTGCATGGATAAACGGTGTTCTTATTTTGATTTTAATGTTACCGGTAACAGTATCTTGGTTTATTCCTATTTTAGGAGTGTTGTTGTATTTTTTTAACTATTTGGTTTTTAAGATAAAAAGTCATCAAATATTTCATCCAGCATTATTAGCCAAATTGATTCTTTATCTTTTATTCCCTTCTGTTATATCAGAGAAGCCACCTACATTATTTCAAATTATGAATCAATATTCTGTTAATTGGCTCCAAGCTAATTCTATTCTATTCAATCAAGATTTTGCTCGAGCGGCTGATTCTACACCTTCATTATGGGGGATCTTTTGGGGCAATCTTGCTGGTAATATGGGGGAAACTTCTCTTATTTTATTACTTATTTCCTTATTTTATTTGGGCATATGCAATGTTTTTTTTATTTTAATACTTCTTATATATCTAGGAACTCTTTTTCTTTTAACAGTAGTTTTTTCTGGATTTCTAAATAAAAATTTGTTTTCTTTAGATATGTTTAATTTTCTATTTCAAAATGGCACATTATTTTTTTCTGTATTTATTCTTTCTTATTTTGGGACACAGCCGATCCTTATTTCCCGTAAGATTTGGGCAGCATTTTTATCCGCAGTAGGCATATTTATTCTGAAAATTCAAGGAATTTGGTTAGCTCAAATTGTCATATTTCTTCTAATGGGTGCCATCACTCCTATTTTCGATATATGGCCAAATCACCCTTATTTTGGATATCAGAAAAACATGATTGAAGAAAAATACTATTTTTCTTGGAATATCTTTATTGATAAAATAAAAAGCCATTCATTTCATCTTGTTATTGCGTTATGTATAATGATAACAATATACCTCTTAAATATATTATCTACAGCAATATGA
- a CDS encoding 4Fe-4S dicluster domain-containing protein: MFKGLSFPVISRCRDMTIKDFSFENKYILPLPPHSDISSGMVFQEAQPINADTGYNLIYHAPVSGVVVDIFCRDNMKYMNFHRSENAPGHAYERLEPLIKTSDALINEIRISGITGISEENSLTYQKLQQAKNKVHTVVINAVETVPFLTGEYCLMMEKTKEILLGAEYIRYITSAEKVIIVIPKNKVLRAHLEEMSSRATRFTIEELSVGYPVAYERFLIAQLTGIELPFSRDSIESKIIVHRPSTLLAVSEALLFGKPLIDRVITVDGAFAAISGNFRIKLGTPISSFMRPYSDADSYVIINGSPLSGTLVNPYLGIDKNMQSVLIFTPLESPEEQDCIRCGLCSHYCPMRLQPFRLIDLVRNNEINAAKNNGLLECIDCNACSYVCPSFIPLGPAIFNQKQSIIQESWNVPY, translated from the coding sequence GTGTTTAAAGGTCTTTCATTTCCGGTAATATCTCGATGTAGAGATATGACTATTAAAGATTTTTCTTTTGAAAATAAGTATATTTTACCCTTACCTCCTCACAGTGATATCTCATCTGGTATGGTTTTTCAAGAAGCTCAACCTATAAATGCAGATACAGGTTATAATTTAATTTATCATGCTCCTGTTTCCGGAGTAGTGGTTGATATTTTTTGTCGTGACAACATGAAGTATATGAATTTTCACCGCTCTGAAAATGCTCCGGGGCATGCCTATGAAAGGCTGGAACCTCTTATTAAAACTTCCGATGCACTTATTAATGAAATTCGCATTTCTGGTATTACAGGAATTAGTGAAGAAAATTCTTTAACATATCAGAAACTTCAACAGGCAAAAAATAAAGTTCATACTGTAGTAATAAATGCTGTTGAAACTGTTCCGTTTTTAACAGGTGAATACTGTTTAATGATGGAAAAAACAAAAGAAATTTTACTGGGTGCTGAATATATTCGCTATATTACAAGTGCTGAAAAAGTGATTATAGTCATTCCTAAAAACAAGGTTTTGCGAGCTCATTTAGAGGAAATGAGCAGTCGTGCAACTCGTTTTACTATTGAAGAACTATCTGTTGGATATCCTGTAGCATATGAACGTTTTTTGATTGCTCAGTTGACAGGGATAGAACTTCCTTTTAGCCGAGATAGTATTGAGTCGAAAATAATAGTGCATCGGCCTTCGACACTTCTAGCCGTAAGTGAAGCATTACTTTTTGGTAAACCGTTGATTGATCGTGTGATTACAGTGGATGGGGCGTTTGCTGCAATATCTGGAAATTTCCGTATTAAGTTGGGTACACCAATTTCTTCATTTATGCGTCCTTATTCTGATGCTGATTCTTATGTTATAATTAACGGTTCACCTTTATCAGGTACTCTGGTTAATCCATATCTAGGTATTGACAAAAATATGCAATCTGTATTGATTTTTACTCCACTAGAGTCTCCTGAGGAACAAGATTGTATTCGTTGTGGATTATGCAGTCATTATTGTCCGATGAGGCTTCAGCCTTTTCGTCTTATTGATCTAGTCCGAAACAATGAAATAAACGCTGCAAAAAATAATGGCTTATTAGAATGTATTGATTGTAATGCTTGCAGTTATGTATGTCCTTCGTTTATCCCTTTAGGTCCGGCTATTTTTAATCAAAAACAATCTATAATTCAGGAATCATGGAATGTCCCTTATTAA
- the recO gene encoding DNA repair protein RecO, giving the protein MTRQCTALILSKRGFGEGHLLLTVLDADRGKTKYSAFGAALETGLRRAALLSGSFIRGLISPSKTPQFEVLNETQLLFSAENLRSDLRLMGFLLFTLEILDKMLMEEELFEYFDELFETFRLFDENQDEKYILFFLSKFLSSGSWLEIPQKQKLSPQTKRFINDSNNYSSSFLQGKNISSQRKHELSYFFAHAIKYARGHMPRSLELLKFN; this is encoded by the coding sequence ATGACCAGACAGTGTACAGCATTAATTCTTTCAAAAAGAGGTTTTGGAGAAGGGCATTTACTATTAACAGTCTTAGATGCTGACCGCGGTAAAACAAAATATAGTGCTTTTGGAGCTGCATTAGAAACTGGTTTACGCAGAGCAGCTTTATTATCAGGCTCTTTCATTCGAGGATTAATTTCTCCCTCAAAAACACCTCAATTTGAGGTATTAAATGAAACACAATTACTTTTTTCTGCTGAAAATCTAAGGTCAGACCTTAGATTAATGGGATTTTTATTATTCACTTTAGAAATTCTAGATAAAATGTTGATGGAAGAAGAACTGTTCGAATATTTTGATGAATTATTTGAAACATTCCGATTGTTTGATGAGAATCAAGACGAAAAATATATCCTTTTCTTCCTATCAAAATTTCTCAGTTCTGGTTCATGGTTGGAAATCCCACAAAAACAAAAACTTTCACCTCAAACAAAACGATTTATCAACGACAGCAATAATTATTCTTCTTCCTTTTTGCAAGGAAAAAATATCTCCAGCCAACGTAAACACGAATTATCTTATTTTTTTGCTCATGCTATTAAATATGCACGGGGACACATGCCACGTTCATTGGAATTATTAAAATTCAATTAA